TAAAGATATCAAGTGGCTGTGAATACTAAACAAAAGTCCATTGCTTTCAGGTAGGCGAAATAAACGCTGGTCTTCTGTACGCAGATAAACGAGCTCTCCGGCTGTTTCGGCTGTCACTGCTTCTTTTTTGCTGCCCCAGTCACTGAATGTTTCTGGAAATGTATCAAGGATAGGTTCAACTGTTAACGTCCAATTCAGCCGTGTCCAGGGTTTGCCGGCTTCCATGCGCATTAGGAACGACCGTACTTTTTCCGCTAACCCGCTGTCAGAAAAAACAGGGACAGGGGAATGGAATTCCAGGTAAGACATCCCCAGGTTAAAGTGGATAGACCAGTTGGCAGGAAAGCAAAGCTGGCCGGCATCCATAAAAAGATCACTGTCTTTTTGTGAGATGTAAATTAAGTCTTCCTGTACATGGCGGCCGATAAAGTCTAATGGTTCATAAGGGAGGGTGGAAGCATCTCCAAAACGAAACACTTCTTTTTCTTGAAGCAAATAGTTGTGAAACGTCCAGGTATCTTCTTTTTTGGCTACGTGAAAGTAATCGGGATAATGGGCGGTAAGCTGGTTGACGACAAGCTCTAATATTTCCCACTGAGCATTGATAGAATGGGAGAAAGATTGAAAAGCCCGTTCAGGCGTTTGAGATAAAATGCGCCGTTTTAATTGGATTTCCTCATAATATTCTGGCGTAATCGTAATGGCGGGTGAGGAAGCTAGCGTTTCGGAATTA
The genomic region above belongs to Domibacillus sp. DTU_2020_1001157_1_SI_ALB_TIR_016 and contains:
- a CDS encoding DUF3445 domain-containing protein encodes the protein MSNHMVDIPNSPLVNRFPFPFKEDSYRYSNNSETLASSPAITITPEYYEEIQLKRRILSQTPERAFQSFSHSINAQWEILELVVNQLTAHYPDYFHVAKKEDTWTFHNYLLQEKEVFRFGDASTLPYEPLDFIGRHVQEDLIYISQKDSDLFMDAGQLCFPANWSIHFNLGMSYLEFHSPVPVFSDSGLAEKVRSFLMRMEAGKPWTRLNWTLTVEPILDTFPETFSDWGSKKEAVTAETAGELVYLRTEDQRLFRLPESNGLLFSIHSHLISLNALLEKPEWTERFYRVLSDLPDYIAEYKGFISYKGSLLAFLEKHLSIQEEAIK